The following proteins are encoded in a genomic region of Coffea eugenioides isolate CCC68of chromosome 6, Ceug_1.0, whole genome shotgun sequence:
- the LOC113776090 gene encoding LOB domain-containing protein 27-like: MTLKGGTSQACAACKYQRRRCTADCPLAPYFPADQPKMFQNAHKLFGVSNILKILRLLDPSQKLVAMKSIIYQANIRDKYPVHGCLGIIQQLWYQIQLAEEELQAIHAQLAFYRQHQQQEVSTGLTDSISQLQLGVAPPSNALSLFHQDAPQNYDNTVSALPIGSHPTYSSNSANAANYNATYMDSKENNAVNSLWVQQPPYNNSSSNINSNPMVMQSQLINSQPLIIQQDCGTQDYDEMHPFFDTIDDRQSYIASKEAYESSSESSLKDTTQSVEHVAENELKSAAACFSLTSVN, translated from the exons ATGACCCTCAAAGGTGGCACCAGCCAAGCCTGCGCTGCCTGCAAGTATCAGAGGAGGAGGTGCACGGCTGACTGTCCACTCGCGCCATACTTCCCGGCTGATCAGCCTAAGATGTTCCAGAATGCTCACAAGCTTTTTGGCGTGAGCAACATCTTGAAGATTCTGAGACTGCTAGACCCCAGCCAGAAGTTGGTTGCCATGAAGTCCATCATCTATCAAGCAAATATACGCGATAAGTATCCTGTCCACGGATGTTTAGGAATCATACAACAATTGTGGTACCAAATTCAACTAGCCGAGGAGGAACTTCAAGCTATTCATGCACAATTGGCTTTCTATCGACAACATCAGCAACAAGAAGTGTCAACTGGATTGACTGATTCTATATCGCAATTGCAATTAGGAGTGGCGCCTCCAAGCAATGCCCTGTCGCTTTTTCACCAGGATGCTCCTCAAAATTATGACAATACCGTATCTGCACTGCCCATTGGATCACACCCCACTTACTCCTCCAATAGTGCCAACGCTGCCAATTACAATGCAACTTACATGGATTCCAAGGAAAACAATGCTGTAAACTCTTTATGGGTTCAACAGCCGCCCTACAACAATAGCAGTAGTAATATTAATAGCAATCCAATGGTTATGCAATCTCAGTTGATAAACTCGCAGCCCTTAATAATCCAACAAGATTGTGGCACACAAGATTATGATGAAATGCACCCATTCTTTGATACAATTGATGATAGACAGTCTTATATCGCTTCCAAGGAAGCATATGAGTCGAG CTCTGAATCATCATTGAAGGATACAACACAATCTGTTGAGCATGTAGCTGAGAATGAGTTGAAGAGTGCTGCAGCGTGTTTCAGTCTCACCAGCGTTAATTAA